One Helicobacter suis HS1 genomic window, TAAGAAACCAATCCACACGGGTATACCCTTTCCTCTCTACTTTGTGGGCAAAATAGGAAATGCGTAGCTTTTTCTTAGCGTAGCTTTTTCTTAAGTGAAGCTTTTTTTGAGTAAACTTCCCCTTAGCATAGCTTGTAGTAAAGCTTTTAGCATAGCTTTCTCTTAAGCTTTTATAAACTCTCTTAAGCTTTCATAAAAGCAAACTTTAACTTTCTTTGTAACTTTGCCACACACAAAAGCTTAGTGTGCTTTATTTCATGCGCTCCCTCTTTGGTGAAAATATAACCTTTCACTCCTGCATTAAATAAATCCTGTTGGCTACCATAATGGGTGCAAATGAGTTTTTTAAGCTTTAATCTAAAGAAATGCCTTAAAAAATACAGGGCAAAAGCAGATGAATCTGTATAGTCTCTCCTCTCTCCTATAGCATCATCGCAGTTACAAAACACAACTTTATCTTGCCATATTTTTAAAGGATAGTTTGCTAACTCAACGAAGTTTTTGTTTCTTGACCACTTCTATCCTTTAAGCCAACATAAATAAGAACATTTTTTGTTGTTTTGGCTTATCATTTTATTAAAGGAAAAACATGGCGTGGTGATGGGCTTGACTTCTTGTTTTTGCTTGGGTGGCTTGCTACTAACCTTAGCGATAAAATGTGCATGCGCGCTAATAAAGCTAACATAGGTTTCAAAAAGACTTGGGTTAAAAAAATAAATCTCTGAGGGGACCTGCTCTCTTAAATGTGCAAACGCGTTTTTCATATCTTGCTCAATTACGCGCATGTTAGCAACCTCACATGTAAAAAGATAGCTATAGGT contains:
- a CDS encoding GIY-YIG nuclease family protein, with protein sequence MKQYLYIVQSNLEKSKCKIGITNNLERRLKEYNHITGKSSEQTYSYLFTCEVANMRVIEQDMKNAFAHLREQVPSEIYFFNPSLFETYVSFISAHAHFIAKVSSKPPKQKQEVKPITTPCFSFNKMISQNNKKCSYLCWLKG